One region of Eretmochelys imbricata isolate rEreImb1 chromosome 2, rEreImb1.hap1, whole genome shotgun sequence genomic DNA includes:
- the MTERF1 gene encoding transcription termination factor 1, mitochondrial → MAARGLMRMKNSLLHNMNCFWLIRFSAEIALRPVSSRHFCLKIESADAKSCQENGILVNNLACMGVDVKMARRRQPGVLKKLITNEEGLKKFLQSKGATNEIIASIISRYPRAITRSHESLEKRWELWRSILMTDLEIVNILGRSPESFFRSSNNMNMEKNITFFSSLGLTSKHLSNMLTRAPRTFSNRVELNKQMTDLLHEICLSLGGENPNSFVKHIISKNVFILLRSSKQVSANIEFLQSSFHLRNEELLALLHGTGADILDLSNEYIKKNFTNAKEKLLSLGCTEREVDRFFIRYPRVLFLSSKTLSDKIDCLLQAKIHIKQIAETSRVLDLSISTVKSRVKELEKTSYDFKTSGIGILTLSKKRFEAKLEKLHSAW, encoded by the coding sequence ATGGCAGCCAGGGGACTGATGCGCAtgaaaaactcacttcttcacaATATGAATTGTTTCTGGCTGATTAGATTTTCTGCAGAGATTGCACTCAGACCTGTGTCTTCTAGGCACTTCTGTCTGAAGATAGAGAGTGCTGATGCAAAGTCATGCCAGGAGAATGGCATTCTAGTAAACAATCTGGCATGCATGGGAGTGGATGTCAAAATGGCAAGAAGGCGACAACCTGGAGTTCTGAAGAAGCTGATCACAAATGAAGAGGGCCTCAAAAAGTTTCTGCAAAGCAAAGGGGCTACTAATGAAATCATTGCTAGCATCATCTCACGTTATCCACGGGCCATCACGCGTTCCCATGAGTCTCTTGAAAAACGTTGGGAACTTTGGAGAAGTATTTTGATGACTGATTTGGAAATTGTAAATATTCTGGGACGTTCCCCTGAGTCCTTCTTTCGTTCCAGTAATAACATGAATATGgagaaaaatattacatttttctcttctcttgggCTAACCTCTAAACACCTTAGCAATATGTTGACCAGAGCACCACGGACTTTTTCTAACAGAGTGGAGCTGAATAAGCAGAtgactgacctcctgcatgaaATCTGTTTATCTTTAGGTGGTGAAAACCCAAATAGTTTTGTGAAGCACATaatttctaaaaatgttttcatcctcctgcggagCAGCAAGCAAGTGAGTGCAAACATTGAGTTCCTGCAGTCATCTTTCCATCTGAGGAATGAGGAATTACTAGCTCTGCTACATGGCACTGGAGCTGACATTTTGGACTTATCTAatgaatatataaaaaaaaactttacaaaTGCTAAAGAGAAGTTGTTATCTCTTGGGTGCACTGAAAGAGAGGTGGATAGATTTTTCATTAGATATCCACGAGTGCTCTTTCTTTCATCCAAGACCCTCAGTGATAAAATAGATTGCCTCTTGCAAGCAAAGATTCACATTAAACAAATAGCTGAAACTTCTCGCGTTCTGGATTTAAGTATCAGTACTGTAAAAAGCAGAGTCAAGGAACTGGAAAAAACTAGTTATGACTTCAAAACCTCTGGAATTGGCATCCTTACTTTAAGTAAAAAGAGATTTGAAGCTAAATTGGAAAAATTACATAGTGCATGGTGA